In Gemmatimonadetes bacterium T265, one DNA window encodes the following:
- a CDS encoding NAD-dependent dehydratase, which translates to MPNNDHRSPSRVLVTGAGGFIGHHLTTYLKGLGYWVRGVDVKAPEYAPTAADEFLLLDLRRWEHCLTATADVDEVYALAADMGGMGFISRNHAQILHNNILISTHTLDAAREHGVKRYLYTSSACIYPEYRQLSADVVPLREEDAYPAQPQDAYGWEKLVTERLCAHYTEEHGIETRVVRFHNIFGPLGTWDGGREKAPAAMCRKVALAKLTGRPEIDIWGDGEQTRSFCYIDDCVEGIYRLMRSDYREPLNLGQDRLISINELADMVAAAAGTPIVKTHVPGPQGVRGRNSDNARLREVLGWEPAISLEDGIARTYAWVEGQARARLANAAPAAPVAAPADALRATSRGPTLTT; encoded by the coding sequence ATGCCTAACAACGACCACCGGAGCCCGTCCCGGGTCCTCGTCACCGGGGCCGGCGGGTTCATCGGCCACCACCTGACCACCTACCTCAAGGGGCTCGGCTACTGGGTGCGCGGCGTGGACGTGAAGGCGCCGGAGTACGCGCCGACCGCGGCCGACGAGTTCCTGCTGCTCGACCTGCGCCGCTGGGAGCACTGCCTCACGGCGACCGCGGACGTCGACGAGGTGTACGCGCTCGCGGCCGACATGGGCGGCATGGGGTTCATCTCGCGCAACCACGCGCAGATCCTCCACAACAACATCCTCATCAGCACGCACACGCTCGACGCGGCCCGCGAGCACGGCGTGAAGCGGTACCTGTACACCTCGTCGGCGTGCATCTACCCCGAGTACCGCCAGCTCTCGGCCGACGTCGTGCCGCTCCGGGAGGAGGACGCCTACCCGGCGCAGCCGCAGGACGCCTACGGCTGGGAGAAGCTCGTCACCGAGCGGCTCTGCGCGCACTACACCGAGGAGCACGGCATCGAGACCCGGGTCGTGCGCTTCCACAACATCTTCGGCCCGTTAGGCACGTGGGACGGCGGCCGCGAGAAGGCGCCGGCCGCGATGTGCCGCAAGGTCGCGCTCGCCAAACTCACGGGCCGCCCGGAGATCGACATCTGGGGCGACGGCGAGCAGACGCGCTCGTTCTGCTACATCGACGACTGCGTCGAGGGGATCTACCGCCTCATGCGCTCCGACTACCGCGAGCCGCTCAACCTCGGGCAGGACCGGCTGATCTCGATCAACGAGCTCGCCGACATGGTCGCGGCCGCGGCGGGCACGCCGATCGTGAAGACGCACGTGCCCGGCCCGCAGGGCGTGCGCGGGCGCAACTCCGACAACGCGCGGCTGCGCGAGGTGCTCGGCTGGGAGCCGGCGATCTCGCTCGAGGACGGGATCGCGCGGACGTACGCGTGGGTCGAGGGACAGGCGCGCGCGCGCCTCGCGAACGCGGCCCCGGCCGCGCCCGTCGCCGCGCCGGCCGACGCGCTGCGCGCCACCTCGCGCGGACCGACCCTGACCACCTGA
- a CDS encoding UDP-N-acetyl-D-mannosaminuronic acid transferase, translating into MGDILTTAATEPDAEPVRVDVLGVGVSAIDVPAALAAFDRWIARGRRHYVCVSGVHGVMESQRDPGLRDVHNAAGLVTPDGMPLVWLSRLAGHATVRRVYGPDLMLAYCAHGVPAGRRHYFYGGNDGVPELLADRLRARVPGLQVVGTYSPPFRALTPDENDAVVARINAAEPDVVWVGLSTPKQERWMAAHRARLDAPVLVGVGAAFDFHAGRKRQAPRWMQRSGLEWAFRFASEPRRLGRRYLVNNPLFVWHVARQLLGRGPFAPGGRAGAAGAGV; encoded by the coding sequence GTGGGCGACATCCTAACGACCGCCGCCACCGAGCCCGACGCCGAGCCCGTCCGCGTCGACGTGCTCGGCGTCGGCGTGAGCGCGATCGACGTCCCCGCCGCGCTCGCGGCGTTCGACCGCTGGATCGCGCGCGGCCGGCGGCACTACGTCTGCGTCAGCGGCGTCCACGGCGTGATGGAGAGCCAGCGCGATCCCGGCCTGCGCGACGTCCATAACGCCGCCGGCCTCGTCACGCCCGACGGGATGCCACTCGTCTGGCTCAGCCGCCTCGCGGGCCACGCGACGGTCCGACGCGTCTACGGGCCCGACCTCATGCTCGCCTACTGCGCGCACGGCGTCCCGGCGGGACGGCGGCACTACTTCTACGGCGGGAACGACGGCGTCCCGGAGCTGCTCGCCGACCGGCTCCGCGCGCGCGTGCCCGGGCTCCAGGTCGTCGGCACCTACTCCCCGCCCTTCCGGGCCCTCACGCCCGACGAGAACGACGCAGTCGTCGCACGCATCAACGCCGCCGAACCCGACGTGGTCTGGGTGGGCCTCAGCACGCCGAAACAGGAGCGCTGGATGGCGGCGCACCGCGCGCGGCTCGACGCGCCGGTCCTGGTCGGGGTCGGGGCGGCGTTCGACTTCCACGCGGGGCGCAAGCGCCAGGCACCGCGGTGGATGCAGCGCAGCGGCCTCGAATGGGCGTTCCGGTTCGCGAGCGAGCCCCGGCGCCTCGGCCGGCGGTACCTCGTCAACAACCCCCTGTTCGTCTGGCACGTCGCGCGGCAGCTGCTCGGGCGAGGGCCGTTCGCGCCAGGCGGGCGCGCCGGCGCGGCGGGAGCCGGCGTCTGA
- a CDS encoding glycosyl transferase, giving the protein MDRVTVALVHNYYQHPGGEDVVFHAEADLLERCGHRVLRYTLDNAAIARTPRVALARATVWNGDAYRDLRRLLAGSGVDVVHFHNTFPLVSPAAYYAARAEGAAVVQTLHNFRLLCANANLFRDGHPCEQCVGRTVAWPGVVHGCYRGSRAASAVTGAMLAAHRAAGTWSRAVDLYIALSEFARGKFLTHGLPADRVLVKPNFVAADPGAGRHDGRFALYAGRLTTEKGVETLLAAWARLGPGYALRVAGDGPLAARAAATAGVEWLGQQSKAEVIAAMQAATVLVFPSEWYEPFGLTLVEALATGLPVIASARGAAPEIIEDGVSGRIVPPGDPDALAAAVAWAFENPGALATMGAHARGAYAARYGAARGYEDLMAVYRVATARAAAQRS; this is encoded by the coding sequence ATGGACCGCGTGACCGTCGCACTCGTACACAACTACTACCAGCACCCCGGCGGCGAGGACGTCGTGTTCCACGCCGAGGCCGACCTGCTGGAGCGGTGTGGTCACCGCGTGCTGCGCTATACGCTCGACAACGCGGCCATCGCCCGGACGCCCCGCGTGGCGCTCGCGCGCGCGACGGTCTGGAACGGTGATGCGTACCGCGACCTGCGGCGTCTGCTCGCCGGGTCCGGGGTCGACGTCGTGCACTTCCACAATACGTTCCCGCTCGTCTCGCCTGCCGCGTACTACGCCGCGCGCGCCGAGGGCGCGGCGGTGGTGCAGACGCTGCACAATTTTCGGCTTCTGTGCGCCAACGCGAACCTCTTTCGCGACGGCCATCCGTGTGAACAGTGCGTCGGGCGGACCGTGGCCTGGCCCGGCGTCGTACACGGGTGTTATCGCGGCAGTCGCGCGGCGTCGGCCGTCACGGGCGCGATGCTCGCCGCGCACCGCGCAGCCGGTACGTGGTCGCGCGCGGTCGACCTGTACATCGCGCTCAGCGAGTTCGCCCGCGGCAAGTTCCTCACGCACGGCCTCCCGGCCGACCGAGTCCTCGTAAAACCGAACTTCGTCGCCGCCGACCCCGGGGCGGGTCGTCACGACGGACGGTTCGCGCTCTACGCCGGGCGCCTGACGACCGAGAAGGGCGTCGAGACCCTGCTCGCCGCGTGGGCGCGGCTCGGACCCGGGTACGCCCTGCGCGTGGCCGGCGACGGGCCGCTCGCGGCGCGTGCGGCGGCGACCGCTGGCGTCGAATGGCTCGGCCAGCAGTCCAAAGCCGAGGTGATCGCGGCCATGCAGGCGGCGACCGTGCTCGTCTTCCCGTCCGAGTGGTACGAGCCGTTCGGGCTCACGCTCGTGGAGGCGCTCGCCACGGGGCTCCCGGTAATCGCGAGCGCGCGCGGGGCCGCGCCGGAGATCATAGAAGACGGCGTGAGCGGGCGCATCGTGCCGCCCGGCGACCCCGACGCCCTCGCGGCCGCGGTCGCCTGGGCGTTCGAGAACCCGGGCGCGCTTGCGACAATGGGCGCGCACGCCCGCGGCGCGTACGCGGCGCGCTACGGCGCCGCACGCGGGTACGAGGACCTCATGGCCGTTTACCGCGTCGCGACGGCGCGCGCGGCCGCCCAGCGCAGCTGA
- a CDS encoding UDP-N-acetyl glucosamine 2-epimerase: protein MSDAVMRPSALPPLALLYGTRPQVIKASVLAAALAPHWDVLTVDTGQHYDYALNALLYAQLGVRPPDVCLDVGSGDQATQTAHVLTRAAEVLSGRGARRPCAAVVIGDTNSTLGCALAAAKLRIPVVHVEAGLRCHDPLMAEEINRRAVDAISAVLCAPSDAAAARLRTEGAPGVVRRTGDVARDALLRALPRAAAASDAGGWPLAAGAPFVFATLHRAELVDDEARLAAAVDQLGRLPLPVVFAAHPRTRAALAAAGVAPPAGVHLIPPLGYLEAIAAVRDAAAVVTDSGGLQREAYWLGVPCVTVRAETEWEETVALGANRLLAVDRVAELPAAVAAAVAGGAGSWDRDAYGDGSAAAQVVDAVAGLR, encoded by the coding sequence ATGAGCGACGCCGTCATGAGACCGTCAGCACTCCCGCCGCTCGCGCTCCTGTACGGCACGCGCCCGCAGGTCATCAAGGCGTCGGTGCTCGCGGCCGCGCTCGCGCCGCACTGGGACGTGCTAACGGTCGACACGGGGCAGCACTACGACTACGCCCTCAACGCCCTCCTTTACGCGCAACTCGGCGTGCGCCCGCCCGACGTCTGCCTCGACGTCGGCTCCGGCGACCAGGCGACACAGACCGCGCACGTACTCACACGCGCTGCGGAGGTGCTCTCGGGACGCGGCGCGCGACGGCCGTGCGCCGCCGTCGTCATCGGAGACACGAACAGCACGCTTGGCTGCGCGCTCGCCGCGGCGAAGCTGCGCATCCCGGTCGTGCACGTCGAGGCGGGCCTGCGCTGCCACGACCCGCTCATGGCCGAGGAGATCAACCGCCGCGCGGTGGACGCGATCAGCGCAGTGCTGTGCGCGCCGTCGGACGCCGCCGCGGCGCGGCTGCGCACCGAAGGCGCGCCGGGCGTGGTACGCCGGACTGGCGACGTCGCGCGCGACGCGTTGCTGCGGGCACTGCCGCGCGCCGCCGCGGCGTCCGACGCCGGTGGTTGGCCGCTCGCAGCCGGGGCGCCGTTCGTCTTCGCGACGCTACACCGCGCCGAGTTGGTCGACGACGAGGCGCGACTCGCGGCGGCCGTCGACCAGCTCGGCCGACTGCCGCTGCCCGTGGTCTTCGCCGCGCACCCGCGTACGCGCGCGGCGCTCGCGGCGGCGGGCGTCGCGCCGCCGGCCGGCGTGCATCTCATCCCACCGCTGGGCTACCTCGAAGCAATCGCGGCCGTACGCGACGCGGCCGCGGTGGTCACCGACTCCGGCGGCCTCCAACGCGAGGCATACTGGCTCGGCGTCCCGTGCGTCACCGTGCGGGCCGAAACCGAATGGGAAGAAACCGTCGCGCTCGGCGCAAACCGACTGCTCGCGGTCGACCGCGTCGCCGAATTGCCCGCCGCGGTAGCGGCCGCGGTGGCTGGCGGGGCCGGGTCGTGGGACCGTGATGCCTATGGCGACGGCAGCGCGGCGGCGCAGGTCGTCGACGCGGTCGCCGGCCTGCGCTGA
- a CDS encoding polysaccharide deacetylase, translated as MLTDARPVASVSLDVDDLWTYLRTHGDPAWERRPSYLAAFVPAVLDALDEAGATITFFLVGEDAARDADAGRLRALAERGHEIANHTFGHDVWMQAYGEAAADEEIARAEAAIEAATGRRPAGFRGPGFSWGPPLLRVLARRGYRYDASTLPTFVGPLARRYFLATARLTPAERAERAALFGSFGDGLRPNRPYRWALGNGLELLELPVTTVPGARTPFHLSYLMYLAGYSERVMFGYLRGALALCRATGTEPSFLLHPLDLLGAGEAPGLEFFPGMALGAARKRRLFVRVLRVLGEHFALVPMAAHAERAGRGPLPRRAPDRESGGRPPSVAPAPLAPAPHQKPSHAS; from the coding sequence ATGCTGACCGACGCGCGCCCGGTCGCGAGCGTCTCGCTCGACGTCGACGACCTCTGGACGTACCTGCGCACGCACGGCGACCCGGCGTGGGAGCGGCGCCCGTCGTACCTCGCGGCGTTCGTCCCCGCGGTGCTCGACGCGCTCGACGAGGCCGGGGCGACGATCACCTTCTTCCTCGTCGGCGAGGACGCGGCGCGCGACGCGGACGCCGGGCGCCTGCGCGCGCTGGCCGAGCGCGGGCACGAGATCGCGAACCACACCTTCGGCCACGACGTCTGGATGCAGGCGTACGGCGAGGCCGCGGCGGACGAGGAGATCGCCCGGGCCGAGGCGGCGATCGAGGCGGCGACGGGGCGGCGGCCGGCGGGCTTCCGCGGGCCGGGGTTCAGCTGGGGGCCGCCGCTCCTGCGCGTCCTCGCCCGGCGCGGCTACCGGTACGACGCGTCGACGCTCCCGACCTTCGTCGGCCCGCTCGCGCGGCGCTACTTCCTCGCGACCGCGCGGCTCACCCCCGCGGAGCGCGCGGAGCGCGCGGCACTGTTCGGGTCGTTCGGCGACGGGCTCCGCCCCAACCGCCCGTACCGGTGGGCGTTAGGCAACGGCCTCGAGCTGCTCGAGCTGCCCGTGACGACGGTGCCCGGCGCGCGCACGCCGTTCCACCTCAGCTATCTGATGTACCTCGCCGGGTATTCCGAGCGGGTCATGTTCGGCTACCTGCGCGGGGCGCTCGCGCTCTGCCGCGCCACCGGCACGGAGCCGAGCTTCCTGCTGCACCCGCTCGATCTGTTAGGCGCCGGCGAGGCGCCGGGGCTCGAGTTCTTCCCCGGCATGGCGCTCGGCGCCGCGCGCAAGCGCCGGCTCTTCGTGCGCGTGCTGCGCGTGCTCGGCGAACACTTCGCCCTCGTCCCGATGGCCGCGCACGCCGAGCGTGCGGGCCGCGGGCCGCTCCCCCGCCGCGCGCCGGACCGCGAGTCCGGCGGCCGGCCGCCCTCCGTCGCGCCCGCCCCCCTGGCGCCCGCCCCCCACCAGAAGCCCTCCCATGCGTCGTGA
- a CDS encoding epimerase, producing MRREPYKALVIGAAGNIGTRLVAHLRAVGHDVVEADIKPGLREGYVVADITQPVDLLPAFDWGPDVVFHLAAAVGRTTCEQAGALAVSTNLMGLGNVLQLCRRARATCVYFSTSEVYGPSDTVHDDAASRPHPNNRYGLSKYLGEQLVEYEVRHTGLRAVTVRPCMIYDERETVGEHRSAMIRFASNLARGRRVTVHAGSARGWLHATDAARAIEAAGYVREYATINLGHPDVVPMQQLAAMMCAELGADPGLVTVESLPPRMTLVKRPTLERQRALLGFEPAVSLAEGVRRVCAVQAWAAARDRAAADGGPRVVDAAEAAYPGSPTAARPAAAASGFA from the coding sequence ATGCGTCGTGAGCCGTACAAAGCCCTCGTGATCGGCGCCGCCGGGAACATCGGGACGCGTCTCGTCGCCCACCTGCGCGCGGTCGGCCACGACGTCGTCGAGGCCGACATCAAACCCGGGCTGCGCGAGGGCTACGTCGTGGCCGACATCACCCAGCCCGTCGACTTGCTCCCCGCCTTCGACTGGGGGCCGGACGTCGTCTTCCACCTCGCGGCGGCCGTCGGGCGCACGACGTGCGAACAGGCCGGCGCGCTCGCGGTCTCGACGAACCTCATGGGGCTCGGGAACGTGCTGCAGCTCTGCCGCCGCGCGCGCGCCACGTGCGTGTACTTCTCGACGTCGGAAGTGTACGGGCCGAGCGACACCGTCCACGACGACGCGGCGTCGCGCCCGCACCCCAACAACCGCTACGGACTGTCCAAGTACCTCGGCGAACAGCTCGTCGAATACGAGGTGCGGCACACCGGGCTGCGCGCGGTCACGGTCCGCCCGTGCATGATCTACGACGAGCGGGAGACCGTCGGCGAGCACCGGTCGGCGATGATTCGGTTCGCGTCCAACCTCGCGCGCGGGCGCCGCGTCACGGTGCACGCCGGCAGCGCGCGCGGCTGGCTGCACGCGACCGACGCCGCGCGCGCGATCGAGGCCGCGGGGTACGTGCGCGAGTACGCGACGATCAACCTCGGGCACCCCGACGTCGTCCCGATGCAGCAGCTCGCCGCGATGATGTGCGCCGAGCTCGGCGCGGACCCGGGGCTCGTGACGGTGGAGTCTCTGCCCCCGCGCATGACGCTCGTGAAGCGCCCGACGCTGGAGCGGCAGCGCGCGCTGTTAGGCTTCGAGCCGGCGGTCTCGCTCGCCGAGGGGGTCCGGCGGGTGTGCGCCGTGCAGGCGTGGGCGGCGGCGCGCGACCGCGCCGCCGCGGACGGCGGGCCGCGCGTGGTCGACGCGGCCGAAGCGGCCTACCCCGGGTCGCCGACCGCGGCCCGTCCTGCCGCGGCCGCCTCGGGCTTTGCCTAA